CCCCTTGCAGGAAAAGGATGTGCGTTCCTTCAAGACCCAGGTGCGCCGTTTCAAATACCAGCCCATCCCCATCCGTGAAAACCTGACCGAAGAGGAAGTGGCCGCCTTTGCCGTGAACCGCCCGCGCTTCCCCGGTGTGAGCATGGAAGTGCGCATGGAACGGTTTTACCCGCTGGGCAAACTGGCCAGCCATGTCATTGGTTATGTCGGGCGCATTGATTCCCGCGATCTGGAGCGGGTGGATAAGGATGAATACATCGGCACCACCCATATCGGTAAATCCGGCGTTGAGGCTTCGCATGAAGACCGTTTGCATGGGCAGGCGGGGCATCTGCTGGTCGAGGTGGATGCGCATGGCAAGCGTCAGTCTACCGTTAGTGAGAAAGCGCCTGTGGGTGGGCAGGATTTGTTCCTCGGTCTTGACATCAACTTGCAACGCACGGCGGAACAGCTGCTGAATGGTGAACGTGGCGCTATTATCGCCATGGATCCCGGCAATGGTGAAGTGCTGGCGCTGGCCAGCGTGCCGACTTTTGACCCCAACCTGTTCATCAATGGTATTTCGCACAAAGATTACAGCGAGCTGCGGGATAACCCTGACCGCCCGTTGTTTAACCGTGCGTTGCAGGGAACCTATCCCCCCGGTTCCACCATCAAGCCCATGGTGGGCATAGCCGGGCTGGTGGAAGGGGTGGTGACGCCGGGTTCACGGGTGCGCGACCCTGGTTTTTTCCGGCTGTCAGGGCAAAAGCATGTATTCCGTTGCTGGAACAAGCGCGGGCATGGTTCTGTGGATCTGAAATACGCCATCCAGCAGTCTTGTGACACTTATTTCTATGATTTGGCCTACCGGATGGGGGTTGACCGTTTTTCCAGCTCCATGCGCAAGTTTGGGTTTGGTGAAAAGACTGGCGTTGACCTGCCTTCGGAAGCCTCTGGTTTGATGCCTTCCAAACAGTGGAAAGAAGAGCGCTACAAGCGTGACTGGTATCCAGGGGATACCGTTAATATCGGTATCGGCCAGGGCTACTGGCTGGCAACGCCCATACAGCTGGCTCATGCTGTCACCATCATGGCCAATCATGGTACCCGCCTGAAGCCGCATATCCTGCGGGGGGTGAGGATTGCCCGCAACCAGCCGGAGAGTGTACTCAAGCCTGAGCCATTCCCGCCAGTTGAGGCCGATGAGCGGTTCTGGAACCTGGCTATCCAAGGGATGGAAAATGTCATGCGCCCTGGCGGCACGGCGCGCGCGGCGGGTGCTGGAGCTGCCTACCGGATTGCGGGCAAAACGGGTACTGCGCAGGTTTTTGGTTTGGCAGGCGGAAAATATAACGCTGGCCGTATCGCCAAGCGCTTGCGTGACCATGCTTTGTTTATTGGTTTCGCACCGGTGAATGACCCGAAAATTGCTGTGGCAGTCATTGTTGAAAACTCCTCAGGTAGTGGTGGGCATACAGCGGCACCGATCGGGCGCAAAATCATGGATGCCTATTTGCTTAAACAATACGGGGATGACAAACTGACTCCCGATGATGCAGGGCGGGATGCGGGGGGAGCGGAGGATCCACATGATTAACGGTTTATTGCCTTCCTGGTTGACCATTGCGTTACAACGGGTGGATGCGGTGTTGCTGGCAGTCCTTTCGCTGTTGGTCATGTTTGGCCTTGGAACGCTTTATAGTGCCAGTGACGCCAATATGGATCAGGTTCAGCGCCAAATTATCCATTTCCTGATTGGTTTGGGGCTATTGGTGATTTTTTCCCAGATTTCCAGCAAGACGCTCAGGCTATGGTCTCTGTGGTTGTACGGCATTGGGGTGGCCTTGCTGGTGCTGGTGCTGGTGATTGGCGTTACCAAAAAGGGCGCACAACGCTGGCTCAACATTGGGGTGGACATCCAGCCTGCGGAAATCATGAAACTGGCCGTGCCGATGATGGTGGCCTATTACTTTTCTGAAAAGCCTTTGCCGCCCAGGTTTACGGATGTACTGATCGCGTTGTTGCTGGTATTTGTACCGATGCTGCTTATCATGAAACAGCCCGACCTGGGGACAGCCTTGCTGATAGCCACCTCCGGTTTTTTCGTCATTTATCTGGCGGGCATGTCGTGGTGGCTGATTGGTGGAGGGGCCGTGTTGTTGTCGGTAGCGGCTCCGCTGCTATACTTTTTTGGTATGCATGACTACCAACGGCGGAGGGTCGACACACTTTTGAACCCTGAATCCGATTTGTTGGGAACTGGTTACCACATTTATCAGTCAAAAATTGCGATTGGTTCTGGTGGGGTTTATGGGAAGGGCTGGATGAATGGGGATCAGTCCCACCTGGATTTCCTGCCGGA
The sequence above is drawn from the Thiothrix nivea DSM 5205 genome and encodes:
- the mrdA gene encoding penicillin-binding protein 2 codes for the protein MSDRPIKLERDEQHMFNVRALIAGILILFALLGIVGRLYHLQFVEYGKYAELSRQHYQKRIPTPPNRGQIYDRNGVLLADSHTQYVLEVVRDNIGDENGDGKSSLADVDGLVERLGKLIPLQEKDVRSFKTQVRRFKYQPIPIRENLTEEEVAAFAVNRPRFPGVSMEVRMERFYPLGKLASHVIGYVGRIDSRDLERVDKDEYIGTTHIGKSGVEASHEDRLHGQAGHLLVEVDAHGKRQSTVSEKAPVGGQDLFLGLDINLQRTAEQLLNGERGAIIAMDPGNGEVLALASVPTFDPNLFINGISHKDYSELRDNPDRPLFNRALQGTYPPGSTIKPMVGIAGLVEGVVTPGSRVRDPGFFRLSGQKHVFRCWNKRGHGSVDLKYAIQQSCDTYFYDLAYRMGVDRFSSSMRKFGFGEKTGVDLPSEASGLMPSKQWKEERYKRDWYPGDTVNIGIGQGYWLATPIQLAHAVTIMANHGTRLKPHILRGVRIARNQPESVLKPEPFPPVEADERFWNLAIQGMENVMRPGGTARAAGAGAAYRIAGKTGTAQVFGLAGGKYNAGRIAKRLRDHALFIGFAPVNDPKIAVAVIVENSSGSGGHTAAPIGRKIMDAYLLKQYGDDKLTPDDAGRDAGGAEDPHD
- the rodA gene encoding rod shape-determining protein RodA, with protein sequence MINGLLPSWLTIALQRVDAVLLAVLSLLVMFGLGTLYSASDANMDQVQRQIIHFLIGLGLLVIFSQISSKTLRLWSLWLYGIGVALLVLVLVIGVTKKGAQRWLNIGVDIQPAEIMKLAVPMMVAYYFSEKPLPPRFTDVLIALLLVFVPMLLIMKQPDLGTALLIATSGFFVIYLAGMSWWLIGGGAVLLSVAAPLLYFFGMHDYQRRRVDTLLNPESDLLGTGYHIYQSKIAIGSGGVYGKGWMNGDQSHLDFLPERHTDFIFAVFGEEFGLVGNLILMGLYLFIIWRGLYLASKGEDTFARLLGGGLSVSFFFYLFVNTGMVSGLLPVVGVPLPLVSYGGTSVVTLMMAFGIIMGMRKRKRIYQREG